Proteins from a single region of Dictyostelium discoideum AX4 chromosome 5 chromosome, whole genome shotgun sequence:
- the pks27 gene encoding beta-ketoacyl synthase family protein, which translates to MFGYNSNEEDCGDVAIIGIGLRFSSGDLNESISKPNQLFNSLLDGFNGIVNTSERWSDNYYLNGEINSVSAGLLPLDEWKRFDPIFFGINPSYDNVVTIDPQQRLLLKCVWEALEDSGIDPISLRGTNTSTFIGCSTTDYCSLQKSPFETQNNIFGSSNHSVANRIGYCFDFRGENFTIDSACSSSLNAINCGYNSIKSNKSNVSVVGGVNFILDPNISKSFTQLNILSPTGKCHSFSSDADGYVRSEGVGIVILKKLKDAIKDSNNIYCVIKGSSSNIDGNYDKLNFYSPSKSSQYENMKLAIKSTNGQINESDIDYCEAHGTGTPTGDPIELEGISRLFSHNNNNNNNNKQVLVGSIKSNIGHTEACSGVASLIKCCLMFKNKLFLQNINFKEPNPLINFKEWALKVVTEPIKFNENKTTVMLINNFGVTGSNVCLILSEFKEKRYNNNEYSSDNACEQIDIDSKVIEKKKFLIPLSSNSSTSLDNYKSIIVNNNYDDSNSSTRSFQEFVYNQIKFKSTSLIQKSVIIASDWNEFQDDDNQIKLKNSEGLISNITVEKKKSPLTVMVFCGQSSQYNKMALSLYENEPIFKESVNRFDKELFKYYGYSVLDRLRSVSDKDEISIHLPILAQPANIMIQISLYELYKHWGVSADIIVGHSLGEMSSSYSSGMIDFETLCYLIYHRSLAQNRTTGTGRMLSVNISYDEFIEKYQSKNNKYETLEIACYNSPTSIVIAGKEDLLNEISKEFKSNDIFCAMLGSLSSFHTSSQFMIKDEVCSLVFKSKLPSVPVFSTVTTNLFNDQTPYNANYVWENIYQPVSFTQTISNLYKHIESNDMGNEITFIEVAPHPTLQFYLNQMKSIQSSYFNHGKSVTIYSPLHKKKNDYNEFLKTISLLYVNNNFNINFKSQLTNINNNKIKSNSNSNSNKNNNKIIQFNDNNLPLYQWDDNEYFKLNPFHEKITSEGPPIQNLGNSIDSACSTYQTFIDIKKPPFQWLKGHQVSDKFYYPGMGYVQNLLSIYPNQDITISSLEFKSPLVLTEGNNQCLETTVSLLSKNEFNVKSHYKDQKTNQWILSSLGNFSLFKHNSINSEKLINIQALKDKCNFTTISKQEFYETIKIKTNLTYKGLFQGVKECSIGNNCSLAVVSLNEINNHTISNHSTIGRSLFNAATLDSCLHGSLIVVAQPIVLDRIEGFKLYSSNIPSSSSSSKDDNDCDSNNNNNSNNFIKELYVYTEAKAKTNYQSFSASVKIILPNGRLLMEISMVVCTSVSLVNPRSSIICKPPSNEIYTPWLQPKDSIINKPQQFKHLYSVDEFIAKEEDNQIISTELLLSLFYKHINVRCPTINLESLITLEYNQFKQLYYNNNGSVNENLFKFVFEILKSYSSNNILNHNNSENNNNENSNNESLYYFEQLYIKTTKIIAKQLFPLKDDDSFTDTPQSLFKNVYLDEFYKNFRAVQPLNNLLSEIIIEALKPILNQPIVFRILEAGGGTGSLSLLILEKICKLLNANPNSVIDIEFTWSDVSSSFFTEIKEKFSPFTAHKNFNIIHRVLDLEKPLFDQDLKPSYYDLVVISNVMHVVKKLKPTLDEIHNILTPNGQLLFIEPPYKSIYYDSIMGCFSQWWPSPDSDTELRPDRSCMNQEKWIKLLNETNYRDTIISGNDNLIFLIQTRKPSINEIISKQSSDSSLDQFNSFNKIILFGNNNNNGCSLQNSISSNQELKSKIININNFNEFQTWITNNYDNSDGFGNSKTLIIFLKSIEPINISNFKEITYEYIQINQLILKLELTNNFKHLLLSLDSTTDNYLSSSIIGAARYFVEYPQLDLYILNYDRISLKILNNSSGSSSSSSSSSSSSISGSSGSSYNSSNVSISSCKQQQLSLINYLINANNNIQKEFTINNNKVYYERYTRHSNKIKCNLQSKSFETNKDNLLIQLDSNLEYQLYSKRVEINSKEVEIEIKATGINYKDYLMHIGMVSSDLDLKYGKEYEVENGIGIENPMIGIDFSGIITRLGSDAERNKFKVGDHVCGVASKTSGSHVVIDYNFIYHQPLNYNHSISASIPSIYITSLHSIYGVGNLKSNESILIHSAASGIGISSLDLLKCKKHQGHIFLTVGSKDKEDYLIKNYGSFITAIYSSRNKDYVNEIKNKLIELGEVEQQGVDLILNTLSSEFMDSNFQCLNMSGRIVDLSVTHLTPNDYIVNNLFKYNMGYNNVEMLYFNGKMVRSYLKKIIKMINSNKLELSIPIIEYSNNQFKDAIEYVNQGKHIGKIIVNHNQDEFNRVYNNYQQNNNNNQIIMKHSYDISKLNMGKNILLTGQTGIILEIMKYLIRYSNHSIQNMIILSKSKLKWELELLINQTKFIKDNIIKFHFIQIDIEDSNKVNQVLNQLELNENITNIDSIIHFAFNNDIGDVQDVNMNRLNIAHGAKTIGAINLHNESINRSWKIKQFIIASSVASVLGSDQQCCYISACSVIDSLSKYRHSLGLPSLAINLGTIASTGFISRNNAIETMFKSSFLNLFSPQLVISSLDLFIQNQHQYPNYSLIDFNFEVMLTSPNYHLYKFDYEINIFKKSYQINTNFSSGSGSDNEFIHSTILNKISELLSIDESKVNEDLQLTQYGMDSLVIVQLKNFIDNQLGHNLITIHQLQHNKINQSIDIIKFGYLINKNKFKYKNNNINSPSEENF; encoded by the exons ATGTTTGGTTATAACAGTAATGAGGAAGATTGTGGTGATGTTGCAATTATTGGTATAGGATTGAGATTTTCAAGtggtgatttaaatgaatcaatttcaaaaccaaatcaattatttaattcattattagatGGATTTAATGGAATTGTTAATACTTCCGAAAGATGGtctgataattattatttaaatggtgaaatTAATTCAGTTTCTGCAGGTTTATTACCTCTTGATGAATGGAAAAGATTTGATCCAATTTTCTTTGGAATTAATCCAAGTTATGATAATGTTGTTACAATTGATCCTCAacaaagattattattaaaat GCGTATGGGAAGCATTAGAAGATAGTGGTATTGATCCAATTAGTTTACGTGGTACAAATACAAGTACATTTATTGGTTGTAGTACTACTGATTATTGCAGTCTTCAAAAATCGCCGTTTGAaactcaaaataatatttttggtTCTTCAAATCATTCAGTTGCAAACAGAATCGGTTATTGCTTTGATTTTAG agGTGAGAATTTTACAATTGATTCAGCTTGCTCCAGTTCTCTAAATGCAATTAATTGTGGATACAATTCgatcaaatcaaataaatcaaatgtatcagttgttggtggtgttaattttatattag acccaaatatttcaaaatcattcacacaattaaatattttaagtCCAACTGGTAAATGTCATTCTTTTTCATCGGATGCTGATGGTTACGTTCGTTCAGAAGGTGTTGGAATAGTCATATTAAAGAAACTAAAAGATGCAATtaaagattcaaataatatctaTTGTGTAATCAAAGGTTCAAGTTCAAATATCGATGGAAACTATGAtaaattaaacttttattCACCATCAAAATCATCTCAATATGAAAATATGAAATTAGCAATCAAATCAACCAATGGTCAAATCAATGAATCTGATATTGATTATTGTGAAGCTCATGGTACTGGTACTCCAACTGGTGATCCAATTGAATTAGAAGGTATTTCAAGACTTTTCagtcataataataataataacaataacaataaacaaGTTTTAGTTGgctcaattaaatcaaacatTGGACATACTGAag CATGTTCTGGAGTtgcatcattaattaaatgttgTTTAATGTTTaagaataaattatttcttcAAAATATTAACTTCAAAGAACCAAATccattaataaatttcaaagaaTGGGCATTAAAAGTCGTAACTGAACCAATTAAGttcaatgaaaataaaaccaCCGTTAtgttaattaataattttggtgttactg GTTCAAATGtttgtttaatattatcagaatttaaagaaaaacgttataataataatgaatacaGTAGTGATAATGCTTGTGAACAAATAGACATTGATAGTAaagtaattgaaaaaaagaaatttttaataccaCTCTCAAGtaattcatcaacatcattagataattataaatcaataatagtcaataataattatgatgaTTCGAATTCATCAACAAGAAGTTTTCAAGAATTTGTTTataatcaaatcaaattcaaatcaacatcattaattcaaaaatcaGTTATAATCGCAAGTGATTGGAATGAATTtcaagatgatgataatcaaataaagttgaaaaaTAGTGAgggtttaatttcaaatattactgttgaaaaaaagaaatcaccaCTCACAGTAATGGTATTTTGTGGTCAAAGTTcacaatataataaaatggcATTATCGCTATACGAGAATGAACCAATATTCAAAGAATCAGTGAATAGATTCGATAAAGAGTTATTCAAGTATTATGGTTATTCAGTTTTAGATAGATTAAGATCAGTCAGTGATAAAGATGAAATATCAATCCATCTACCAATTTTAGCACAACCAGCAAATATAATGATTCAAATATCACTCTATGAACTATATAAACATTGGGGTGTTTCAGCAGATATCATCGTTGGTCATTCTCTTGGTGAAATGTCATCATCCTATTCATCAGGTATGATCGATTTTGAAACATTGTGCTACTTAATCTATCATAGATCACTAGCTCAAAATAGAACCACAGGTACAGGTAGAATGTTATCAGTCAATATTAGTTATGATGAATTTATTGAGAAATACCAAtccaaaaacaataaatacgAAACACTTGAAATTGCATGTTACAATTCACCAACATCAATCGTTATTGCAGGTAAAGAAGAtctattaaatgaaatttcaaaagaatttaaatcaaatgatatcTTTTGTGCAATGTTAGGATCGTTATCATCATTTCATACATCAAGTCAATTTATGATAAAAGATGAAGTATGCTCATTggtatttaaatcaaaactaCCATCAGTACCAGTATTTTCAACAGTCACAACTAATTTATTCAATGATCAAACACCATATAATGCAAATTATGTATGGGAGAATATTTATCAACCAGTATCATTCACACAGACCATCAGCAATCTTTACAAACATATCGAGTCTAATGATATGGGTAATGAAATTACATTCATTGAAGTTGCACCTCATCCAACATTACAATTTTACttgaatcaaatgaaatcaattcaatcaaGTTACTTTAATCATGGTAAAAGCGTTACAATCTATTCACCATTACACAAAAAGAAGAATGattataatgaatttttaaaaacaatctctttattatatgtaaataataattttaatattaattttaaatcacaATTAACCaacatcaataataataaaatcaagagcaacagcaacagtaatagcaacaaaaataataacaaaataatCCAATTCAATGATAATAACTTGCCTCTTTATCAATGGGATGATAATGAATActttaaattaaatccaTTTCATGAAAAGATTACAAGTGAAGGTCCACCCATTCAAAACCTTGGTAATAGTATTGATTCAGCATGTTCAACCTATCAAAcatttattgatattaagAAACCACCATTTCAATGGTTAAAAGGTCATCAAGTCAGTGATAAATTTTACTATCCTGGAATGGGTTATGTTCAAAAtctattatcaatttatCCAAATCAAGATATAACAATTAGCTCATTAgaatttaaatcaccattaGTATTAACAGAAGGTAATAATCAATGTTTAGAAACTACAGTTTCTCTCCTCTCAAAGAATGAATTCAACGTTAAAAGTCATTACAAAgatcaaaaaacaaatcaatggATATTATCATCACTTGGTAATTTTAGTTTATTCAAACATAACAGTATCAATagtgaaaaattaattaacatTCAagcattaaaagataaatgtaattttacaacaatatcaaaacAAGAATTTTatgaaacaattaaaatcaaaacaaatttaacatATAAAGGTTTATTCCAAGGTGTAAAAGAATgttcaattggtaataattgtTCACTCGCTGTAGtatcattaaatgaaatcaatAATCATACAATTAGTAATCATAGTACTATTGGCCGTTCATTGTTTAATGCTGCAACTTTAGATTCTTGTTTACATGGTTCATTAATTGTAGTTGCACAACCAATTGTACTCGATAGAATTGAAGGTTTCAAATTATACTCTTCAAATATTccatcatcgtcatcgtcGAGCAAAGATGACAATGACTGtgacagtaataataataataatagtaataattttattaaagaattatatgTTTACACTGAAGCAAAAGCAAAAACCAATTATCAATCATTCTCAGCATCAGTTAAAATCATACTTCCAAATGGTAGATTATTAATGGAGATCTCAATGGTGGTTTGTACATCAGTTTCACTTGTAAATCCAAGAAGCAGTATAATTTGTAAACCAccttcaaatgaaatttatacACCATGGCTTCAACCAAAAGATTCAATCATCAACAAACCTCAACAATTCAAACATTTATATAGTGTAGATGAATTTATTGCCAAAGAAGAAGATAATCAAATCATTTCAACTGAActgttattatcattattttataaacatATCAACGTTAGATGTCCAACTATAAATTTAGAATCATTAATAACATTAGAatataatcaatttaaacAACTATATTATAACAACAATGGTTCAGTAAATGAAAATCTTTTCAAATTCGTTTTTGAAATCTTAAAGAGttatagtagtaataatattcttAATCACAATAACAGtgaaaacaacaacaatgaaaacagtaataatgaatcactatattattttgaacaattatatattaaaacaacTAAAATAATAGCAAAACAACTATTCCCATTAAAAGATGATGATTCATTTACAGATACACCACAATCATTATTCAAGAATGTATATTTAGatgaattttataaaaattttagagCAGTTCAACCATTAAATAACTTATTAAgtgaaattataattgaagCACtcaaaccaattttaaatcaaccaATTGTATTTCGTATATTAGAAGCAGGTGGTGGTACTGGTAGTCttagtttattaattttagaaaagaTTTGTAAACTTTTAAATGCAAATCCAAACTCAGTCATTGATATCGAATTCACATGGAGTGATGTTTCATCGTCTTTTTTTACAGAGATTAAAGAGAAGTTTTCACCATTTACAGCTCacaaaaatttcaatattatccaCCGTGTATTAGATTTAGAGAAACCATTATTTGATCAAGACTTAAAACCATCCTATTATGATCTCGTTGTTATATCAAATGTAATGCATGTCGTTAAGAAACTTAAACCAACATTGGATGAAATTCATAATATATTAACACCAAATGGTCAACTGCTATTTATTGAACCACcttataaatcaatttattatgATTCTATTATGGGTTGTTTTTCACAATGGTGGCCATCACCCGATAGTGATACCGAGTTAAGACCTGATAGAAGTTGTATGAATCAAGAAAAATGgattaaacttttaaatgaaaCAAACTATAGAGATACAATTATATCTGGTAATgacaatttaatatttttaattcaaacaagaaaaccatcaattaatgaaatcattTCAAAACAATCATCAGATTCATCATTGGATcaatttaattctttcaataaaatcattttatttggtaataataataataatggttgtAGCCTTCaaaattcaatatcatcaaatcaagaattaaaaagtaaaatcattaatattaataattttaatgaatttcaaACATGgattacaaataattatgatAATAGTGATGGTTTTGGCAATAGtaaaacattaataatatttttaaagtcaattgaaccaattaatatttcaaatttcaaaGAAATAACCTATGAATATAttcaaatcaatcaattaatattaaaattagaattaacaaataatttcaaacatttattactatcattGGATTCAACAACTGATAATTacttatcatcatcaattattgGTGCAGCACGTTATTTCGTTGAATATCCACAATTagatttatatattttgaattatgacagaatttctttgaaaattttaaataatagtagtggtagcagtagtagtagcagcagtagtagtagtagcagTATCAGTGGTAGTAGCGGTAGCAGttataatagtagtaatgtTAGTATTAGTAGTTGCaagcaacaacaattatcattaatcAACTATTTAATCaatgcaaataataatattcaaaaagaatttacaattaataataataaagtataCTATGAAAGATATACTAGacattcaaataaaattaaatgtaatttacaatcaaaatcatttgaaacaaataaagataatttattgattcaattagaTTCAAATTTAGAATATCAATTATATAGCAAGAGAGttgaaataaattcaaaagaagTAGAGATCGAAATTAAAGCAACAGGTATAAACtataaagattatttaatgCATATTGGTATGGTTAGCAGTGATTTAGATTTAAAGTATGGTAAAGAATATGAAGTTGAAAATGGTATCGGTATTGAAAATCCTATGATTGGTATCGATTTTAGTGGTATCATTACAAGATTAGGTAGTGATGCAGAgagaaataaatttaaagtaGGTGACCATGTTTGTGGTGTCGCATCAAAAACAAGTGGTTCTCATGTGGTCAtagattataattttatttatcatcaacctttaaattataatcattCAATTTCAGCATCAATTCCATCGATATATATTACATCACTACATAGTATCTATGGtgttggtaatttaaaatcaaatgaatccATTTTAATTCACTCAGCAGCAAGTGGTATTGGTATTTCATctttagatttattaaaatgcAAAAAACATCAAGGTCATATATTTTTAACAGTTGGttcaaaagataaagaagattatttaataaagaacTATGGATCATTCATTACCGCTATCTATTCATCTCGTAATAAAGACTATGTCAAtgaaataaagaataaattaattgaattaggAGAAGTCGAACAACAAGGTgtagatttaatattaaacacACTATCATCAGAATTTATGGATTCAAATTTCCAATGTTTAAATATGTCAGGACGTATCGTTGATTTAAGTGTTACTCATCTCACACCAAATGACTATATTGTCAATAATCTTTTCAAATATAATATGGGTTACAACAATGTTGAAATGCTTTATTTCAATGGTAAAATGGTCAGAagttatttaaagaaaatcatCAAAATGATCAATTCAAACAAATTAGAGTTAAGTATACCAATCAttgaatattcaaataatcagTTCAAAGATGCAATCGAATATGTTAATCAAGGAAAACATATCGGTAAAATTATCGTAAATCATAATCAAGATGAGTTTAATAGAGTTTATAATAACTATCaacaaaacaataataataatcaaattataatgaaaCATTCATATGATATATCAAAGTTAAATATGGGTAAAAACATTTTACTCACTGGTCAAACTGGTATCATTTtagaaataatgaaatacTTGATTAGATATTCAAATCACTCAATTCAGAATATGATAAtactttcaaaatcaaaattaaaatgggaattagaattattaattaatcaaactaaatttatcaaagataatatcattaaattcCATTTTATTCAAATCGATATTGAAGATTCAAATAAAGTCAATCAagtattgaatcaattagaaCTAAATGAGAATATTACGAATATCGATTCAATCATTCATTTtgcatttaataatgatattggtGATGTTCAAGATGTTAATATGAATCGTTTAAATATTGCTCATGGTGCAAAAACAATTGGAGCCATTAATCTTCacaatgaatcaattaatcGTTCATggaaaattaaacaatttataattgCATCTTCAGTGGCATCAGTTCTAGGATCAGATCAACAATGTTGTTATATTAGTGCTTGTAGTGTTATAGATTCATTATCAAAGTATAGACATTCACTGGGATTACCATCTTTAGCAATTAACTTAGGTACTATAGCTTCAACTGGATTTATATCACGTAATAATGCAATTGAAACCATGTTTAAGAGttcatttttgaatttattctCACCTCAACTCGTTATTAGTTCATTAGATTTATTCATCcaaaatcaacatcaataTCCAAATTATAGTTTAATAGATTTCAATTTTGAAGTTATGTTAACTTCACCAAATTACCATCTTTACAAATTTgattatgaaattaatattttcaaaaaatcatatcaaatcaataccaatttcagtagtggtagtggtagtgataatgaattcattcattcaacaattttaaacaaaatcagtgaattattatcaattgatgaatcTAAAGTTAATGAAGATTTACAACTTACACAATATGGTATGGACAGTTTAGTAATAgtacaattaaagaattttatcGATAATCAATTAGGTCATAATCTTATTACAATTCATCAATTACaacataataaaatcaatcaatcaattgatattattaaatttggttatctaattaataaaaacaaattcaaatacaaaaataataatataaattctcCTTCAGaagaaaatttttaa